From Epinephelus lanceolatus isolate andai-2023 chromosome 2, ASM4190304v1, whole genome shotgun sequence, one genomic window encodes:
- the hipk3b gene encoding homeodomain-interacting protein kinase 3, which translates to MVWIYKSITCSEKPWIILIVTLCEGMASQVLVYPPHIYQTQTSAFSSVKKLKVEPSSCVYHERAHPRTYLNSRTLGIVHPTKQAHSFVNRDLAVGVKVRGGQEYPVQTVVVRGVQRQQPGKGGGRGGGGGGGGGGGGPAAAQQRQDAGVVHSQGKEQQQTDTASGGSSGATGAGGGGRGEGCSGGGEGGGEEEGDREENCGGLNSADSSQRCGLKRKSEELDNRGSTMQIVEELSMLPAMMHTTNVGNATMTAPAAVGAGGGPSKQGVGAAGGTGGGDGDYQVVHHEVLCSMKNTYEVLDFLGRGTFGQVVKCWKRGTGEVVAVKILKNHPSYARQGQIEVGILARLSGENADEHNLVRAFECFQHRSHTCLVFEMLEQNLYDFLKQNKFSPLPLKVIRPVLQQVATALKKLKSMGLIHADLKPENIMLVDPVRQPYRVKVIDFGSASHVSKAVCSTYLQSRYYRAPEIILGLPFCEAIDMWSLGCVIAELFLGWPLYPGALEYDQIRYISQTQGLPGEHLLNTGTKTARFFCRESDSPYAAWRLKSTDEHETETGMKSKEARKYIFSCLDDIAHVNLVMNLEGSDLLAEKADRREFVGLLKKMLLIDAEERIAPAEALSHPFVTMQHLLDFPHSNHVKSCFHIMDVCWTRPSAYEAANRNKGPFIRPVTTTAAASVNHPFSKITGVHTQGLAPSAPSVMHPGIPLQTGSGQFGCNDSFQQALILCPPTIQGIPTNTAKPTGYSVRMEASVPLVTQAPPIQPIQIRPGVITQAWSNRAQQILVPTWQQVTSVPPPPTTLASDTVAGSQRLGDWGKVRPHGNHYSSMIAHPQPFLTNQMTMSTHQPINIGIAHVVWPQPAANKRAKPCVNRGSNFSQNTNVQNLACQSPKMADTAKNVQQVEARCPEEGHTAGEQRGTEQVEEDDENCCKVEPDCEELSVSQEQRQAMVISDLASPTVSVISISSDEEESAQRHSMGECKGSADCEACQSTVSMERVCSLSSPDSTLSTSSSASAQSSTSPCKHPNSMSDDEQESGCDTVDSSPASDASGHSNSPFAQQRFIGDSNQNCEPRVACVAPETEPSKPPVRTVVVPPMRVQNNNNAAVNETCGSTVLESSCQSKGRGIPGRQHHHSTPLLNRPQKITPAFQPQQQQPIGFGQVQHFGSCHQEWNGNFGHRRPQAYIPPTMHGHTFTLSHSSPNHTTGPHPHLGGHPHTQPTLLSYPPSGPLVTAAPVAHLLASPVASRPVLQPTYSISHPAGIVHQVTVGINPRLLPSPTLHPQGQFKPLFPPHSYIASPAYASFPLSPTKINQYPYI; encoded by the exons GTATGGCCTCACAAGTCTTGGTCTACCCACCACACATTTATCAAACCCAGACAAGTGCCTTTAGCAGTGTGAAGAAACTCAAAGTTGAGCCCAGCAGCTGTGTGTACCATGAGAGGGCACACCCGCGGACTTATCTGAACAGCAGAACCCTTGGCATTGTGCACCCAACAAAACAAGCCCACTCGTTTGTGAACCGAGACTTGGCAGTGGGCGTGAAAGTGCGTGGAGGACAAGAGTACCCGGTGCAGACGGTGGTGGTGCGTGGTGTACAGAGACAACAGCCCGgtaaaggaggaggaagaggaggaggcggaggaggaggaggcggcggCGGAGGCCCAGCTGCGGCCCAGCAGCGACAGGACGCAGGGGTCGTCCACTCGCAGGGcaaggagcagcagcagacagacacagcaagTGGGGGCAGCAGTGGAGCAACAggggcaggaggagggggacgGGGAGAGGGCTGCAGTGGAGGAGGCgagggaggtggagaggaggagggtgacAGGGAAGAGAACTGTGGAGGTTTGAACTCAGCTGACAGCTCTCAGCGATGTGGGCTGAAACGTAAAAGTGAGGAGCTGGATAACCGAGGGAGCACCATGCAGATTGTGGAGGAACTGTCAATGTTGCCTGCCATGATGCACACGACGAATGTGGGGAATGCAACCATGACTGCGCCTGCGGCCGTGGGGGCTGGAGGGGGCCCCTCCAAACAGGGTGTAGGTGCAGCAGGAGGGACGGGAGGAGGGGATGGGGACTATCAGGTAGTACATCATGAAGTCTTGTGTTCCATGAAGAATACTTATGAAGTGCTGGATTTCTTGGGACGCGGCACATTCGGCCAGGTTGTTAAGTGCTGGAAGAGGGGCACGGGTGAGGTAGTGGCTGTGAAGATCCTGAAGAACCACCCTTCATACGCACGGCAGGGTCAAATCGAAGTTGGCATCCTTGCTCGTCTGAGTGGGGAGAATGCAGATGAGCACAACCTGGTGCGAGCCTTTGAATGCTTCCAGCACCGCAGCCACACCTGCCTGGTGTTCGAGATGCTTGAGCAGAACCTGTATGATTTCCTGAAGCAGAATAAGTTCAGCCCGCTGCCGCTGAAAGTGATCAGACCTGTGCTACAGCAGGTAGCTACAGCTCTGAAAAAGCTGAAGAGTATGGGTCTGATTCATGCAGACCTCAAGCCTGAGAACATAATGCTGGTGGACCCAGTGAGGCAACCCTACAGGGTGAAGGTGATAGACTTTGGCTCAGCCAGTCATGTGTCCAAAGCAGTGTGCTCCACGTACCTCCAGTCTCGGTACTATAG GGCTCCAGAGATTATTTTGGGATTGCCGTTTTGTGAAGCCATAGACATGTGGTCCCTAGGCTGTGTGATAGCTGAACTTTTTCTGGGCTGGCCCCTTTACCCCGGGGCCCTCGAGTACGACCAG ATTCGCTACATCTCTCAGACACAAGGTTTGCCGGGGGAACATTTATTGAACACGGGGACAAAGACAGCACGGTTCTTTTGCAGAGAGTCTGACTCACCTTATGCAGCATGGAGACTAAAG tcAACAGATGAACATGAGACGGAGACGGGAATGAAATCAAAGGAAGCCAGGAAGTACATCTTCAGCTGTTTGGATGACATAGCGCAC GTGAACTTGGTGATGAATCTGGAAGGTAGTGACTTGTTGGCAGAGAAGGCAGACCGTCGGGAGTTTGTGGGCCTGCTGAAGAAGATGTTGTTGATTGATGCAGAAGAGAGGATTGCCCCTGCTGAAGCTCTCAGCCACCCCTTTGTGACAATGCAACACCTGCTCGACTTTCCCCATAGCAACCA TGTGAAGTCATGTTTCCACATCATGGATGTTTGCTGGACTCGTCCCAGTGCATACGAGGCAGCCAACAGAAATAAAGGTCCTTTCATCAGACCTGTGACCACAACCGCTGCTGCCTCTGTCAACCACCCATTCAGCAAGATTACCGGTGTCCACACACAA gGATTAGCCCCATCAGCCCCATCAGTGATGCACCCTGGGATACCACTGCAGACAGGAAGTGGTCAGTTTGGATGCAACGATTCATTTCAGCAGGCACTCATTCTATGTCCCCCAACCATTCAAG GAATCCCCACCAACACAGCTAAACCAACAGGCTACTCTGTTCGAATGGAGGCATCTGTGCCTCTGGTCACTCAAGCACCCCCCATCCAGCCCATACAGATCAGACCTGGAGTCATCACACAG GCCTGGTCAAACCGTGCACAGCAGATCTTGGTGCCCACTTGGCAGCAGGTGACATCAGTGCCACCACCACCAACCACTTTGGCATCTGACACTGTGGCGGGCTCACAAAGATTGGGTGACTGGGG GAAAGTGCGTCCCCATGGTAACCATTACAGCTCCATGATTGCACACCCTCAGCCATTCTTAACCAACCAAATGACCATGTCCACCCACCAGCCAATCAACATAGGCATTGCACATGTGGTGTGGCCACAGCCAGCTGCCAACAAGAGAGCCAAGCCTTGTGTGAACAG GGGCAGCAACTTCTCCCAAAACACGAACGTCCAAAATTTAGCATGCCAGTCCCCAAAGATGGCCGATACAGCAAAGAATGTGCAGCAGGTAGAAGCCAGGTGCCCAGAGGAAGGGCATACTGCAGGAGAGCAGCGAGGAACAGAGCaggtggaggaggatgatgagaaCTGCTGTAAGGTGGAGCCAGATTGTGAGGAGCTTTCAGTTTCGCAGGAGCAGCGGCAGGCTATGGTGATCTCTGACCTAGCTAGCCCAACTGTTAGTGTCATCAGTATCAGCAGCGACGAAGAGGAGAGTGCACAAAGACATTCAATGGGGGA GTGTAAGGGTAGTGCAGATTGTGAGGCGTGTCAGAGCACCGTCAGTATGGAGAGAGTCTGTTCCCTCAGCAGTCCAGACAGCACGCTCAGCACTAGCTCTTCAGCCTCAGCCCAGTCCAGCACCTCACCCTGCAAACACCCCAACAG TATGTCAGATGATGAACAGGAGAGTGGTTGTGACACAGTGGATAGCTCGCCTGCCTCAGACGCGTCCGGCCATAGCAACAGTCCCTTCGCACAGCAACGCTTCATTGGCGACAGCAACCAGAACTGCGAGCCTCGTGTTGCGTGCGTTGCCCCGGAGACCGAGCCCAGCAAGCCACCAGTTCGTACTGTTGTGGTGCCTCCAATGAGGGTGCAGAACAACAACAACGCTGCTGTCAATGAAACATGTGGCAGCACAG TTTTGGAGTCTTCATGCCAGTCCAAAGGGCGAGGCATTCCTGGGCGACAGCATCACCACTCCACTCCCCTCCTCAACAGGCCGCAGAAGATCACCCCTGCATTCCAGCCCCAGCAACAGCAGCCTATAGGCTTTGGGCAG GTGCAGCATTTCGGTTCCTGCCATCAGGAATGGAACGGCAACTTTGGCCACCGGAGACCACAGGCCTATATCCCACCCACCATGCATGGGCACACATTCACCCTGTCCCACAGCAGCCCAAACCACACTACGGGCCCTCATCCCCACCTTGGGGGCCACCCGCACACCCAGCCCACCTTACTGTCCTACCCGCCGTCTGGTCCTCTGGTTACGGCTGCGCCCGTGGCCCACCTTCTGGCTTCCCCTGTAGCCTCCCGCCCCGTCCTCCAGCCCACCTACAGCATCTCCCACCCGGCAGGCATCGTGCATCAGGTCACAGTGGGCATCAACCCGCGGCTGCTGCCCTCCCCCACCTTGCACCCCCAGGGCCAATTCAAGCCCCTCTTTCCCCCGCACTCCTACATCGCCTCGCCCGCCTACGCCAGTTTCCCTCTCAGCCCCACCAAAATAAACCAGTACCCTTACATCTGA